Proteins encoded within one genomic window of Phototrophicus methaneseepsis:
- a CDS encoding Gfo/Idh/MocA family protein, with protein sequence MKEIGYVGVAHIHTPGFVDRLNKRSDFHVKAVWDKKPERAQITAEKLSTQTVADLSDILGDDEIEAVVICSETDDHEELVEKATAAGKHLFVEKPLGISGPAAYRMANAIDKAGVIFQTGHFMRGQAPHLFIKQQIEAGTLGKITRVRHSNVHNGSIGHWFESGWFEDGWMWMTDTKQAGVGGFGDLGAHSIDILMWLFGDIARVTAQIDRAFDHYDCDEYGESLIRFENGIIGTMAAGWVDVLRPMPVMVAGTEGTIYLDQNNVYFKSDHVEGADGTTPWTDLPEALPHAFELFLDALQGEDVPLITAQEMAARAAVVDAFYEADKTSSWVQPKTNTES encoded by the coding sequence ATGAAAGAAATTGGTTATGTTGGCGTTGCACATATTCACACACCGGGCTTTGTGGATAGGCTGAATAAGCGCAGTGATTTCCACGTCAAGGCTGTGTGGGATAAGAAACCGGAACGGGCACAAATCACGGCGGAAAAGCTCAGCACGCAAACCGTTGCAGACCTCTCCGATATTTTAGGTGACGATGAGATTGAAGCAGTCGTCATCTGCTCAGAAACAGATGATCACGAAGAACTGGTTGAAAAAGCGACGGCTGCTGGCAAACACCTGTTTGTGGAAAAGCCACTCGGCATCAGCGGGCCAGCCGCCTACCGCATGGCAAATGCCATCGACAAAGCAGGTGTCATCTTCCAGACCGGGCACTTCATGCGCGGGCAAGCCCCCCATCTATTCATCAAACAGCAAATCGAAGCCGGGACGCTCGGCAAAATCACCCGTGTGCGGCACTCCAACGTGCATAACGGGTCTATCGGGCATTGGTTCGAGAGTGGCTGGTTCGAAGATGGTTGGATGTGGATGACAGATACCAAGCAAGCTGGCGTCGGCGGCTTCGGCGACCTGGGCGCACACTCCATCGACATCCTGATGTGGTTATTTGGGGATATTGCCAGGGTTACGGCACAAATCGACAGAGCTTTTGACCATTATGACTGCGATGAATACGGCGAGAGCCTGATCCGTTTTGAGAATGGCATCATCGGGACAATGGCCGCTGGTTGGGTGGATGTACTGCGTCCTATGCCCGTCATGGTCGCCGGGACGGAAGGCACAATCTACCTCGACCAGAATAATGTCTACTTCAAATCGGATCATGTTGAAGGGGCAGATGGCACCACACCGTGGACAGATTTACCAGAAGCGCTGCCACATGCCTTTGAACTCTTCCTGGATGCGCTCCAGGGTGAAGATGTCCCCCTGATCACCGCGCAAGAGATGGCTGCCCGCGCCGCCGTCGTCGATGCCTTCTATGAGGCTGATAAAACAAGTAGCTGGGTCCAACCAAAAACGAACACGGAGTCGTAA
- a CDS encoding enolase C-terminal domain-like protein: MSAPITIRDVKVILTKPGRSRLAVVKIETSESGLYGLGCATFTQRIFAVKAAIEHHFKDFLIGRDVDRIEEIWNMAMVHGYWRNGPVLNNAISGIDQALWDIKGKRANMPLYQLLGGKSREAAAVYVHADGRDPQEVEDNVRKYMEQGFRYIRVQMGGYGGKSDMMVKPENAPSGNYFDPRAYCRNMLNMIEHVRTTVGEEIEILHDIHERLAPIQAIQFAKDVEPYKLFFLEDALAPEDIAWFQTMRQQTATPLAMGELFNSPHEWKPLITERLIDFIRMHVSQMGGITPARNVAILANMYGIRTAWHGPEDTSPVGHAANLHLDLWVPNFGIQEWYRPSELDYEMFPGLPEIRNGYLYANDQPGLGIDINEELAAKYPCDDVVEDWTQTRLPDGTPTRP, encoded by the coding sequence ATGTCTGCACCGATTACGATCCGGGACGTCAAAGTCATCTTGACGAAGCCCGGCCGATCTCGCCTTGCTGTTGTTAAAATAGAAACGTCCGAATCTGGCTTATACGGGCTGGGTTGTGCCACCTTCACCCAGCGTATCTTCGCCGTCAAAGCTGCCATTGAGCACCACTTCAAAGATTTCCTCATTGGGCGCGATGTCGACCGCATCGAGGAAATCTGGAATATGGCGATGGTACATGGCTATTGGCGCAATGGCCCTGTACTCAACAACGCCATCTCCGGCATTGACCAGGCCCTATGGGACATTAAAGGCAAGCGTGCCAATATGCCTCTTTATCAACTATTGGGGGGCAAAAGCCGCGAAGCCGCCGCTGTGTATGTTCATGCTGATGGGCGCGACCCGCAGGAAGTGGAAGATAACGTCCGTAAATATATGGAACAGGGCTTCCGGTATATTCGCGTGCAGATGGGCGGTTACGGCGGCAAATCTGACATGATGGTTAAGCCGGAGAATGCGCCTAGTGGCAATTACTTCGACCCGCGCGCGTACTGCCGCAATATGCTCAACATGATCGAGCATGTGCGGACCACTGTGGGAGAAGAAATTGAGATACTGCACGATATTCATGAGCGGTTGGCCCCCATCCAGGCGATACAATTCGCCAAAGATGTGGAGCCTTATAAATTATTCTTCCTGGAAGATGCCCTCGCACCAGAGGACATCGCATGGTTCCAGACGATGCGGCAGCAAACAGCGACACCACTGGCTATGGGCGAGTTATTCAACAGTCCGCATGAGTGGAAGCCGCTCATCACAGAGCGCCTGATTGATTTCATCCGCATGCACGTCAGCCAGATGGGTGGCATTACGCCCGCGCGCAATGTGGCAATCCTTGCAAATATGTACGGCATCCGCACGGCGTGGCATGGTCCAGAAGACACCTCGCCCGTCGGCCATGCTGCGAATTTGCACCTGGATTTATGGGTGCCGAACTTCGGCATTCAGGAGTGGTATCGTCCGTCAGAATTAGATTATGAGATGTTCCCCGGCCTGCCGGAAATCCGTAACGGCTACCTCTATGCCAACGACCAACCGGGCCTGGGCATCGATATCAACGAAGAACTGGCTGCAAAGTACCCTTGTGACGATGTCGTCGAAGATTGGACGCAAACCCGCCTGCCAGATGGCACACCGACACGGCCCTGA
- a CDS encoding metal ABC transporter solute-binding protein, Zn/Mn family: protein MKPQRLAVLIVLLFFLVMGNPSFGRATAQDESLNIVATTTQAYDLMTILADGVEGVNITGLMGAGVDPHLYQPTESDIAAMSDANMVIYSGLHLEGQFDTVFQALGERGVTTFALAQPVKDAGFIIGGFTLSEELTNVDDPHFWFDPRNWEMSAEALAAELSEQDPEHADIYTANAEAYIEQLQAVYEWANEAMRTVPESQRYLVTSHDAFQYFGAAFGWRMFSIQGISTQDEAGVGDIQGVVDFVIENDIPVIFIESSLPPDTVEAVVAAVADEGHDLRLGVRELFSDAMGERDAFGGTYIGMLAENVYTILQSYECMGVEVSIPEWPEDLLPTPPEDLLTVECEAAA, encoded by the coding sequence ATGAAGCCACAACGCTTGGCTGTTCTTATCGTTTTGTTGTTTTTCCTTGTGATGGGGAATCCTTCTTTTGGGCGTGCCACTGCTCAGGATGAGAGCCTCAATATCGTTGCGACGACCACCCAGGCTTATGACTTGATGACGATCCTCGCCGATGGGGTTGAAGGTGTCAACATCACGGGCTTAATGGGCGCGGGCGTTGATCCGCATTTGTACCAGCCAACAGAATCCGACATTGCCGCGATGAGTGACGCCAATATGGTGATTTACAGCGGCCTCCATCTGGAAGGCCAGTTTGATACAGTCTTCCAGGCATTGGGCGAGCGGGGCGTGACGACGTTCGCGCTGGCGCAGCCTGTCAAAGATGCCGGGTTTATCATTGGCGGCTTTACGCTTTCAGAAGAACTGACCAATGTCGATGACCCACATTTCTGGTTTGATCCGCGTAACTGGGAGATGTCCGCAGAAGCGTTAGCGGCTGAACTCAGTGAACAGGACCCGGAACACGCAGACATTTATACGGCGAATGCAGAAGCCTACATTGAGCAGTTACAAGCTGTGTATGAGTGGGCCAATGAAGCGATGCGGACCGTGCCAGAGTCTCAGCGTTATCTGGTGACGTCTCACGATGCTTTCCAATACTTTGGCGCTGCATTCGGTTGGCGCATGTTCTCGATTCAGGGCATCAGCACACAGGATGAAGCGGGTGTCGGTGACATCCAGGGTGTGGTCGATTTCGTCATTGAAAACGACATCCCGGTGATCTTCATCGAAAGCAGCTTGCCGCCTGATACGGTTGAAGCTGTGGTCGCTGCTGTTGCGGATGAGGGCCATGATTTACGCCTGGGCGTCCGCGAGTTGTTCTCCGATGCTATGGGAGAGCGCGACGCATTTGGCGGAACTTACATCGGGATGCTGGCAGAGAATGTCTACACGATTTTGCAGTCTTATGAATGTATGGGCGTCGAAGTGAGCATTCCAGAGTGGCCGGAGGACCTGCTGCCCACACCGCCAGAGGACCTTTTAACAGTCGAATGTGAAGCTGCCGCTTGA
- a CDS encoding metal ABC transporter permease, producing the protein MFHLTAEDRRVWLLIGVIFLLGVFFVPFSQVALGVNYNYTLRTVALGGAILGIVTGVLGCFAVLRQESLLGDSLSHAALPGVGVAFLVAGRELGALLIGAGIASWLGVQVIQAILNTTRIKQDTAMGIVLATWFAAGIALLAYIQGLPDASQAGLDTFIFGQAAAIVESDVQLISVVGFIALVMVAFFWKEFKLITFDPEFASANGFRVGLINILLSTLIVVAIVLGLQLAGVILMVGMLIAPAIAARQWTQKLDQMVILSAVFGAFSGGTGAILSAVDANVPTGPTIIVVAFSVVTLSIAFAPGRGLIWSTLRHRRDRYRFAAQTTLRDVYRYALAHGGADHPVPGAFLRGIGGGAGELGLGQLAKAGKIQQKADGWVLTPEGLRDAEQDAVNQQLWDIYREYGGDLDLPLIAEDRQQWIKDLLPGMAVEKLEHKLKEGIA; encoded by the coding sequence ATGTTCCATTTAACGGCAGAAGATCGCCGTGTCTGGTTGTTGATTGGCGTGATCTTCCTTCTGGGTGTGTTTTTCGTGCCATTTAGCCAGGTCGCCCTGGGCGTGAACTATAACTACACCCTGCGGACGGTCGCCCTTGGTGGTGCTATCTTGGGGATCGTCACGGGGGTATTGGGTTGTTTTGCTGTGCTTCGTCAGGAGAGCCTGCTGGGGGATTCGCTCTCTCATGCGGCACTCCCCGGTGTTGGGGTGGCTTTCCTCGTCGCTGGGCGGGAACTGGGCGCATTACTGATCGGCGCGGGCATCGCTAGCTGGTTGGGTGTTCAGGTTATTCAGGCCATTTTGAATACAACCCGCATCAAGCAGGATACAGCTATGGGCATTGTGCTGGCGACGTGGTTCGCAGCGGGGATTGCTTTGCTGGCTTATATTCAGGGCCTGCCGGATGCCAGCCAGGCTGGCCTGGATACGTTTATCTTTGGGCAGGCTGCCGCCATTGTAGAAAGTGACGTGCAGCTTATCTCTGTGGTGGGCTTCATCGCACTGGTGATGGTCGCCTTTTTCTGGAAGGAGTTCAAGCTCATCACGTTTGACCCGGAATTTGCCAGTGCGAATGGCTTCCGAGTTGGGCTGATTAATATCCTTCTCTCCACATTGATCGTCGTCGCGATTGTGCTTGGTTTGCAGCTTGCCGGTGTGATTTTGATGGTTGGCATGTTAATTGCCCCTGCCATTGCTGCCCGCCAATGGACGCAAAAGCTGGATCAGATGGTTATCCTCTCGGCTGTGTTCGGTGCTTTTTCTGGCGGCACAGGGGCTATCCTCAGCGCTGTTGATGCGAACGTGCCCACAGGCCCGACGATCATCGTCGTCGCCTTTTCTGTTGTCACGCTGTCTATCGCCTTTGCACCTGGGCGCGGTCTCATCTGGTCCACGCTGAGGCACCGACGCGACCGCTATCGCTTCGCCGCCCAGACAACGCTGCGTGATGTCTATAGATATGCGCTGGCCCATGGTGGCGCAGATCATCCGGTGCCTGGGGCTTTCTTGCGCGGTATAGGTGGCGGTGCTGGTGAACTGGGCCTGGGGCAGCTCGCAAAAGCAGGCAAAATTCAGCAGAAAGCTGATGGCTGGGTCCTAACGCCGGAGGGGCTCCGAGATGCTGAACAAGATGCTGTTAACCAGCAGCTTTGGGATATTTATCGTGAATACGGTGGTGATCTTGATTTGCCGCTCATCGCGGAAGATCGCCAGCAATGGATTAAGGACTTGCTGCCGGGCATGGCTGTAGAAAAGCTTGAGCACAAGTTGAAGGAGGGCATTGCCTGA
- a CDS encoding LacI family DNA-binding transcriptional regulator → MQRSSVTLADVAAEAQVSRMSVSRALNGQAGVSEETRQRILDIANQLGYTQAARNGDTPPAIGLLVPAIDTSYMGEILSGVCSAAERLHYGLLLSAQATSTATWQTSQTTLNNNLVAGVLMVVPHDYETIVGDLKARELPYVIIDHHMNNDNEPSVTATNRRGILDAMRHLLALGHRRIGFITGRMDIASSHDRLQGYRDGLAEVGLPFEAELVCEGDFTQSVGFHHTQTLLALEERPTAIVASNDVMAFGAMDAIKAAGLTIGHDVSIVGFDDIHMASQVYPPLTTVRQPMAEMGEVAMEMLVNLIEDRVTLSYRRELPTDLIIRSSTGRAPSV, encoded by the coding sequence ATGCAAAGAAGCAGCGTCACGTTGGCGGATGTTGCTGCGGAAGCCCAAGTCTCCCGTATGAGTGTCTCTCGTGCACTCAACGGCCAGGCAGGCGTTTCTGAGGAAACACGTCAGCGTATCCTGGACATCGCAAATCAACTGGGTTACACACAAGCCGCACGTAATGGGGATACGCCGCCTGCGATTGGGTTGCTCGTCCCGGCGATTGATACCAGCTACATGGGGGAAATCCTCAGTGGGGTGTGCAGCGCTGCGGAACGGTTACATTATGGGCTGCTGCTTTCTGCCCAGGCGACGAGTACTGCTACCTGGCAGACCAGCCAAACGACCCTCAATAACAACCTGGTAGCGGGTGTGCTGATGGTCGTCCCGCACGATTATGAAACCATCGTCGGTGATCTTAAAGCGCGTGAACTGCCTTATGTCATCATTGATCATCACATGAATAACGATAATGAACCCAGCGTGACGGCCACCAACCGGCGCGGTATTCTGGATGCTATGCGTCATCTGCTGGCACTGGGGCATCGTCGCATTGGCTTTATCACCGGGCGTATGGATATCGCCAGTTCGCATGATCGCTTGCAGGGCTACCGTGACGGTCTCGCGGAAGTGGGGCTGCCTTTTGAGGCGGAATTGGTATGCGAAGGCGATTTTACGCAGTCGGTGGGCTTCCATCATACGCAGACGCTGCTGGCCCTTGAGGAGCGACCGACAGCGATTGTCGCTTCTAACGATGTGATGGCCTTCGGTGCGATGGATGCTATCAAAGCTGCCGGATTGACGATTGGTCATGACGTGTCGATTGTGGGCTTTGATGATATTCACATGGCGTCTCAGGTCTATCCCCCGCTGACGACTGTTCGCCAACCCATGGCGGAAATGGGCGAAGTCGCTATGGAGATGCTCGTCAACCTGATTGAAGACCGCGTCACGCTCTCTTACCGTCGGGAACTGCCAACGGATTTAATCATCCGCAGTTCTACAGGGCGCGCTCCCTCAGTCTGA
- a CDS encoding glycosyl hydrolase family 8, with the protein MMTRDLPAPQPPAEGAFFTGHYRNMLAEFGLSDAEIQERIETAFQQLFYGDDDTERVYYPVGDDMAYLEDINNADIRTEGMSYGMMIAVQMNKKAEFDRIWKWARTYMYHEEGPWAGYFCWHAWRDGKCVSENPASDGEVWFVTALFFAAARWGNGEGIFNYEEQANIILHTMLHTDEGDSPVATNLFDPQTKLVVFVPEKGVVSEFTDPSYQAPHYYELWARWAKEDHTFWEEAAAAARQHWHDAAHPTTGLMTNYSEFDGRPRPMRDYGGVYYADAWRIGMMVAMDYAWFARDPWQIEQSNRYQAFFHNIGMDQYTSRYQHDGTPDGVGTGDQRQPAGLIATNAVASLAASHERAWDFIDAFLKTPIPSERHRYYDGLLYMMALLQLSGNFRIYDPTR; encoded by the coding sequence ATGATGACAAGAGATTTACCTGCCCCACAGCCACCCGCAGAAGGCGCTTTTTTTACGGGCCATTATCGCAACATGCTGGCCGAATTTGGCTTATCCGATGCTGAGATCCAGGAACGCATCGAGACAGCTTTCCAGCAACTATTTTATGGCGATGACGATACAGAACGGGTTTATTATCCCGTCGGCGATGATATGGCCTATCTGGAAGACATCAACAACGCAGACATCCGCACAGAAGGCATGTCCTACGGCATGATGATCGCCGTCCAGATGAATAAAAAGGCCGAGTTTGACCGCATCTGGAAGTGGGCCCGCACCTATATGTACCATGAAGAGGGTCCCTGGGCCGGGTACTTTTGCTGGCATGCCTGGCGTGATGGCAAATGCGTCTCCGAAAATCCCGCATCCGATGGCGAAGTGTGGTTTGTGACGGCGCTCTTCTTCGCAGCCGCCCGATGGGGTAACGGCGAAGGCATCTTCAACTATGAAGAACAAGCCAACATCATCCTTCATACGATGCTGCACACTGATGAAGGTGATAGCCCTGTCGCAACGAACCTCTTTGACCCGCAGACCAAGCTCGTCGTCTTTGTGCCTGAAAAAGGCGTCGTCAGTGAATTTACAGACCCATCCTATCAGGCACCTCACTATTATGAACTCTGGGCGCGCTGGGCAAAGGAAGATCATACCTTTTGGGAAGAAGCAGCAGCGGCGGCACGCCAACACTGGCACGATGCAGCCCATCCAACAACCGGCCTGATGACCAATTACTCTGAGTTCGATGGTCGCCCACGCCCTATGCGCGATTATGGCGGCGTCTATTACGCAGATGCATGGCGGATCGGCATGATGGTCGCCATGGATTATGCGTGGTTCGCACGAGACCCATGGCAGATTGAGCAAAGTAACCGCTATCAGGCATTCTTCCACAACATCGGCATGGACCAGTACACCAGCCGTTACCAGCATGATGGCACACCAGATGGCGTCGGCACAGGCGATCAGCGCCAACCCGCCGGGCTCATCGCTACCAATGCTGTTGCCAGCCTTGCCGCCAGCCACGAGCGCGCCTGGGATTTCATCGACGCCTTTTTAAAGACACCCATTCCCAGCGAGCGCCATCGTTATTACGATGGCTTGCTGTATATGATGGCGCTGCTCCAGCTCAGCGGCAACTTCCGCATCTATGACCCAACACGATAA
- a CDS encoding sugar phosphate isomerase/epimerase family protein yields the protein MPAPIALQLYTVREALKADLEGTITKIAEMGYIGAESYGGLDAAAVKKAADAVGLQIMGTHASPPVGDQKDAILEMARTYGVDHIVVPGLDRNLFQSRDGLQKICDLMNEANENAKSAGIKLGYHNHEHEFAPLDGSTPYQIMLDCMSKDIFLELDTYWAQVGGQDVNEMLDTLGQRVPFLHIKDGPGGAHDNPQFALGEGIMDVPGIINNHAADWLIVELDSCATDMMEAVQKSYTYLIHNGLARGNR from the coding sequence ATGCCTGCACCAATCGCATTACAACTTTATACAGTCCGAGAAGCACTCAAGGCCGATCTCGAAGGCACCATAACCAAAATTGCGGAGATGGGCTATATCGGCGCGGAGTCTTACGGCGGGTTGGATGCTGCCGCCGTCAAAAAAGCCGCTGATGCTGTAGGCCTACAAATCATGGGGACGCACGCTTCGCCCCCTGTTGGGGACCAGAAAGACGCAATATTGGAGATGGCCCGGACCTATGGCGTCGATCATATCGTCGTGCCAGGGTTGGATCGCAATTTATTTCAGTCGCGTGATGGCCTCCAAAAAATCTGCGATTTAATGAATGAAGCCAACGAAAATGCAAAATCTGCGGGAATCAAGCTTGGGTATCATAATCATGAACATGAATTTGCCCCGTTGGATGGCAGCACCCCGTATCAAATCATGCTGGATTGCATGAGCAAAGATATTTTCCTGGAATTGGATACCTATTGGGCGCAGGTCGGCGGGCAGGACGTCAACGAGATGCTCGATACCCTGGGCCAGCGCGTGCCCTTCCTGCACATCAAAGATGGCCCCGGCGGCGCACATGACAACCCGCAGTTTGCCCTGGGCGAGGGGATCATGGATGTACCGGGGATTATCAACAATCACGCGGCGGATTGGCTCATTGTTGAGTTGGATAGCTGCGCGACGGATATGATGGAAGCCGTGCAAAAGAGCTATACATACCTCATTCACAATGGGCTGGCACGCGGCAATCGCTAA
- a CDS encoding Gfo/Idh/MocA family protein: MSTLKVGVIGVGGIARVHMPGWAESPHAEVIAGADVNQEAVETWGNLWGVPIRTTSSAELINDPAIDIIDICTPNSYHAPLAIAALEAGKHVICEKPLAATPDEIKAMIAARDKSGKLLMTAQHFRFRGTSKALKAEIDTGVLGDIYHARSWMLRRIAIPARPGFLMKEHSSGGATIDIGVHILDLTLWMMGNPKPVSVSGVARTEIAKIPGAFSAWDNYREVPSDVMDVEEMAAAFVRFENGATLILEVSWMLHHDTPGEDMQMWLYGNKGGAHWPKDEIYTTNYASKQLYNRALQLTKDENEAHAQECMEFAQAIVDGCTSSPVQAEESLAVSQILNAIYESQKTGREVLIADL, from the coding sequence ATGAGTACATTGAAAGTAGGGGTCATCGGTGTTGGTGGCATTGCACGCGTGCATATGCCTGGCTGGGCAGAATCCCCCCATGCAGAAGTCATCGCGGGTGCTGATGTAAACCAGGAAGCAGTTGAGACCTGGGGCAACCTGTGGGGTGTTCCCATCCGCACAACCAGCAGCGCCGAACTGATTAACGATCCCGCAATTGATATTATCGACATCTGCACGCCCAATAGCTATCATGCGCCGCTGGCAATCGCGGCGTTAGAAGCGGGCAAACACGTCATATGCGAAAAGCCGCTGGCCGCGACACCTGATGAAATCAAGGCCATGATCGCCGCGCGCGATAAATCCGGTAAGCTGCTGATGACCGCCCAGCACTTCCGCTTCAGGGGCACATCAAAAGCCCTGAAAGCTGAAATTGATACGGGCGTCCTTGGCGATATTTACCACGCTCGCAGTTGGATGCTGCGCCGCATCGCCATCCCGGCACGCCCTGGCTTCCTGATGAAAGAGCACAGCAGCGGCGGCGCGACCATCGACATTGGCGTGCACATCCTGGACCTGACGCTGTGGATGATGGGCAACCCCAAGCCTGTTTCAGTCTCCGGCGTGGCGCGTACAGAAATTGCCAAGATTCCGGGGGCTTTCAGCGCCTGGGATAATTACCGCGAAGTGCCATCTGACGTGATGGACGTGGAAGAAATGGCGGCGGCCTTCGTACGCTTTGAAAATGGCGCGACGCTCATCCTTGAAGTCTCCTGGATGCTGCATCATGATACCCCCGGCGAAGATATGCAAATGTGGCTCTATGGCAATAAGGGTGGGGCACACTGGCCCAAGGACGAAATCTATACGACCAACTATGCCAGCAAGCAGCTTTACAATCGCGCCCTGCAACTGACCAAAGACGAGAACGAAGCCCACGCCCAGGAATGCATGGAATTCGCACAGGCAATTGTCGATGGCTGCACATCTTCGCCCGTCCAGGCGGAAGAATCGTTAGCTGTCTCGCAAATCCTGAATGCGATCTATGAAAGCCAGAAAACAGGCCGCGAAGTACTGATCGCAGACCTATAG
- a CDS encoding metal ABC transporter ATP-binding protein has protein sequence MSTTYRQNSANQQTTDTSNKPPIALAVDDLTVAYNSKPAIWDVDLEVPEGVLMAIVGPNGAGKSTLIKAVLNLIPRAAGTAQFYGKPYEQARSLVGYVPQRGSVDWDFPTSVIDVVTMGLYGKLGWFRRPGRRERDLALHALEQVGLVDFAERQISQLSGGQQQRTFLARALVQDAQIYFMDEPFAAVDAVTERAIVAIMRQLRERGKTVLVVHHDLQTVEDYFDWVTLLNVEVIASGPTATTYTPENLRKTYGGRVSFLDGGQPISGEGD, from the coding sequence ATGTCCACAACATACAGACAGAATTCTGCAAATCAACAAACGACCGATACATCCAACAAGCCACCTATTGCGCTGGCGGTTGATGATCTGACCGTCGCCTATAACAGCAAACCAGCTATCTGGGATGTTGATCTGGAAGTGCCGGAGGGCGTCCTGATGGCAATTGTGGGGCCAAATGGTGCGGGTAAGAGCACGCTCATCAAAGCAGTGTTGAACCTCATCCCGCGTGCGGCTGGGACGGCTCAATTTTATGGTAAACCTTACGAGCAGGCGCGCAGTCTTGTGGGTTATGTGCCTCAGCGTGGCAGCGTGGATTGGGACTTCCCCACATCTGTGATTGATGTGGTCACCATGGGCCTGTATGGCAAGCTGGGTTGGTTCCGCCGCCCAGGCCGCCGAGAACGCGATTTAGCCCTACACGCCCTAGAGCAGGTGGGCCTTGTCGATTTTGCCGAGCGTCAGATTAGCCAGCTTTCCGGCGGCCAGCAGCAGCGCACCTTTTTGGCGCGTGCGCTGGTCCAGGATGCGCAGATTTACTTCATGGATGAACCCTTTGCCGCGGTTGATGCCGTGACGGAGCGGGCCATCGTAGCTATCATGCGCCAACTGCGCGAACGGGGCAAAACCGTGCTCGTCGTTCACCATGATCTACAAACTGTCGAAGACTATTTTGACTGGGTGACACTGCTCAATGTAGAAGTCATCGCCAGTGGCCCCACGGCAACGACCTACACGCCGGAAAATCTGCGTAAGACCTATGGTGGGCGTGTGTCATTCCTGGATGGTGGTCAACCCATCAGTGGAGAAGGAGATTAG